A single window of Arcobacter venerupis DNA harbors:
- the qhpG gene encoding flavin-dependent monooxygenase QhpG: protein MNQNKTILVLGAGIAGVTTAIGLKKLGFNVKIFYKPRPFIAYEGFSEKTKDGLISSSCLKASLLLKEQSMRNSNWASNSKNVNYEYVVCRANLDEALLKDAKDNSIELIESRVIGAVDCSEEKPKITYKIDEKKIEISADFVVDARGRFTPFKDEYLSGPKSFSLLQELEMDNLSQNRTSIDSTKDGWIWQAYVGNKKGYIQFTCDEELAVKINDFDELLKILKEQKAEFWSLQNAKPVDKIVKRDSFSKIHKEIINTKMILIGDSASSIDPLSGNGAFQAMSMSSIAPYVINTIINKSEIEQKVAIDFYKSRVQFIFDKFSKVGKEFYSLEKRYTSDFWQKRQNWPNEKTSDSKKLPRIEEKAVVTESYIFAQDVIITKDNPMGVWCYGKIEVVDLAKYCLGNKLEKSLEYFDEFCKKNSLSMGLYNSLKRWCIEQEILV, encoded by the coding sequence ATGAATCAAAATAAAACAATATTAGTTTTAGGAGCTGGAATTGCAGGAGTTACAACAGCAATTGGCCTTAAAAAACTTGGATTTAATGTAAAGATTTTTTATAAACCAAGACCTTTTATAGCTTATGAGGGATTTAGTGAAAAAACAAAAGATGGATTAATCTCTAGTTCTTGCCTAAAAGCATCTTTACTTTTAAAAGAGCAATCAATGAGAAATTCAAACTGGGCAAGTAATTCAAAAAATGTAAATTATGAATATGTAGTTTGCCGTGCCAATTTAGATGAAGCTTTACTTAAAGATGCAAAAGATAATAGTATTGAATTAATAGAATCAAGAGTAATAGGTGCAGTTGATTGTAGTGAAGAAAAACCAAAAATTACCTATAAAATAGATGAAAAAAAAATAGAAATAAGTGCTGATTTTGTAGTTGATGCTAGAGGAAGATTTACTCCTTTCAAAGATGAATATCTCTCTGGCCCAAAAAGTTTTTCACTTCTTCAAGAGTTAGAGATGGATAATTTATCACAAAATAGAACTTCTATTGATTCAACAAAAGATGGTTGGATTTGGCAAGCTTATGTTGGAAATAAAAAAGGTTATATCCAATTTACTTGTGATGAAGAGTTAGCAGTAAAAATAAATGATTTTGATGAATTATTAAAAATATTAAAAGAGCAAAAAGCAGAATTTTGGAGTTTACAAAATGCAAAACCAGTTGATAAAATTGTAAAAAGAGATTCATTTAGTAAAATCCATAAAGAGATAATCAACACTAAAATGATTCTAATAGGAGATAGTGCATCAAGTATTGACCCACTTTCAGGAAATGGAGCTTTTCAAGCTATGAGTATGTCAAGTATTGCTCCTTATGTAATTAATACAATTATAAATAAAAGTGAAATCGAACAAAAAGTAGCAATTGATTTTTATAAAAGTAGGGTGCAATTTATTTTTGATAAATTCTCAAAAGTAGGCAAAGAGTTTTATTCATTAGAAAAAAGATACACAAGTGATTTTTGGCAAAAAAGACAAAACTGGCCAAATGAAAAAACAAGTGACTCTAAAAAATTGCCAAGAATAGAGGAAAAAGCAGTTGTTACAGAATCTTATATATTTGCACAAGATGTAATCATAACAAAAGATAATCCAATGGGTGTTTGGTGTTATGGAAAAATTGAAGTTGTTGACTTAGCTAAATATTGTCTTGGAAATAAACTGGAAAAATCACTGGAATATTTTGATGAGTTTTGTAAAAAGAACAGTCTTTCAATGGGATTATATAATTCTTTAAAAAGATGGTGTATAGAGCAGGAAATTTTAGTTTAA
- a CDS encoding GGDEF domain-containing protein — protein MNSNKKITIIIFTMVTILTIVIVALVALGSRQTGYDSAKKRAYLTADIVKKSLTSHMINGNMNQRDIFLDSIAQLKEVNDLWIIRSKTVSNQFGTSNIGNEIPKDSIDEEVLRTGKEKVIINESLRDASLRITIPYTASSLDKPNCLSCHDAKEGEVLGAISLKFDIQDDRISSIAILLNVIAIISLFLIFILIYISKKIKPYTSSFDAITEVLKQVHDGDYSVRAKEGVLKEDKEASLWLNEIIEKLETVLTGIEKNLTSFVHNRNSNVNNDKLLTAQEIIEDISEIYNYKKTIETDLTKDDIYYRLIQVLKDKLLIKSFYIFENDLIKDERTIIYSTKDSKPCCNILRNVKEQCRAERTDTIVLSENFPEICRVATCKNCTDYICIPFLISEQKSVTIHILCDNEECLKHIKYQIGIIKKYLEETKPILESRMLMDVLRERNLVDGLTGLYNRKYLDEFIDKKMPHELAQGITYAVMFLDIDYFKMVNDTYGHDAGDAILQKLSSTMKASITENEFIIRFGGEEFLIIMKNPTIESAKELATKINQEFAKLVYTFNNESFSKTVSIGYAFFPTDTDQIWKCIKYADLCLYKAKETGRNKVIRFTKDLLKDTDKDNY, from the coding sequence ATGAACTCTAACAAAAAAATAACTATTATAATTTTTACAATGGTTACTATATTAACCATTGTAATAGTAGCATTAGTTGCTTTAGGCTCTAGACAAACTGGTTATGATAGCGCTAAAAAAAGAGCTTATTTAACTGCTGATATAGTCAAAAAATCTCTTACATCTCACATGATTAATGGAAATATGAATCAAAGAGATATATTTTTAGATAGTATTGCACAATTAAAAGAAGTAAACGATTTATGGATAATTAGATCAAAAACTGTTAGCAATCAATTTGGCACATCAAATATTGGTAATGAAATTCCTAAAGATTCAATTGATGAAGAAGTTCTAAGAACAGGAAAAGAAAAAGTAATTATAAATGAATCATTAAGAGATGCCTCATTAAGAATTACAATACCTTACACAGCATCATCACTTGATAAACCAAATTGTTTATCTTGCCATGATGCAAAAGAAGGGGAAGTTTTAGGAGCTATATCTTTAAAATTTGATATTCAAGATGATAGAATTTCAAGTATTGCTATTTTATTAAATGTTATTGCAATAATCTCTCTTTTCTTAATTTTTATTTTGATTTATATTAGTAAAAAAATCAAACCTTATACAAGTTCTTTTGATGCTATTACTGAAGTTTTAAAACAAGTTCATGATGGTGATTATTCAGTTCGTGCAAAAGAAGGTGTTTTGAAAGAGGATAAAGAGGCTTCTTTATGGTTAAATGAAATTATAGAAAAACTTGAAACTGTATTAACAGGAATTGAAAAGAATTTAACTTCGTTTGTTCATAATAGAAATTCAAATGTTAATAATGATAAATTACTAACAGCTCAAGAGATAATAGAAGATATTTCTGAAATTTATAATTACAAAAAAACTATAGAAACAGACTTAACAAAAGATGATATTTATTATAGATTAATACAAGTTTTAAAAGATAAATTATTAATAAAATCTTTTTATATTTTTGAAAATGATTTAATAAAAGATGAAAGAACCATAATCTATTCTACAAAAGATTCAAAACCTTGTTGTAATATTTTAAGAAATGTAAAAGAACAATGTCGAGCAGAAAGAACAGATACAATTGTTTTATCAGAAAATTTCCCAGAAATATGTAGAGTTGCAACTTGTAAAAATTGTACAGATTATATTTGTATTCCCTTTTTAATAAGTGAACAAAAAAGTGTAACTATTCATATTTTATGTGATAATGAAGAGTGTCTTAAACACATCAAATATCAAATTGGAATAATAAAAAAATATCTTGAAGAGACTAAACCTATTTTAGAAAGTAGAATGTTAATGGATGTTCTACGAGAAAGAAACTTAGTTGATGGATTAACAGGTCTTTATAATAGAAAATATTTAGATGAATTTATTGATAAAAAAATGCCTCATGAATTAGCACAAGGTATAACATATGCTGTAATGTTCTTAGATATTGACTATTTTAAAATGGTTAATGATACATATGGACATGATGCAGGAGATGCAATTTTACAAAAACTTTCATCAACAATGAAAGCTTCTATTACTGAAAATGAATTTATCATTAGATTTGGTGGGGAAGAGTTCTTAATTATAATGAAAAATCCAACAATTGAAAGTGCAAAAGAACTTGCAACAAAAATTAATCAAGAGTTTGCAAAACTTGTCTATACATTCAATAATGAATCATTTAGTAAAACTGTAAGTATTGGTTATGCTTTCTTCCCAACAGATACAGATCAAATCTGGAAATGTATAAAATATGCTGATTTATGCCTTTATAAAGCTAAAGAGACTGGAAGAAATAAAGTTATAAGATTTACTAAAGATTTATTAAAAGATACAGACAAAGATAATTATTAA
- the hisA gene encoding 1-(5-phosphoribosyl)-5-[(5-phosphoribosylamino)methylideneamino]imidazole-4-carboxamide isomerase, with protein sequence MDILPAIDLKDGKAVRLSKGLMNSAKIYSDEPWQVAKRFEELGSKWVHIVDLNGAFAGKPANLEQIKKIRENCNLKIELGGGIRDEETIKMYVELGVDRLILGSIAVKNPQFVKDMAAKYPIAVGIDAMNGMVAVEGWAEVSTMKATDLAQEFANAGVLAIICTDISKDGMLCGVNVEFTESIALASNVDTIASGGVKDINDIINCKANGNIAGVIVGKAFYEGTLDLEEAFKVLEN encoded by the coding sequence ATGGATATTTTACCAGCGATTGATTTAAAAGATGGAAAAGCTGTAAGACTAAGTAAAGGATTGATGAATAGTGCAAAAATCTATTCAGATGAACCATGGCAAGTTGCTAAAAGATTTGAAGAGTTAGGTTCAAAATGGGTTCATATTGTTGATTTAAATGGTGCATTTGCAGGAAAACCAGCAAACTTAGAGCAAATAAAAAAAATCAGAGAAAACTGTAATCTTAAAATCGAACTTGGTGGTGGAATTAGAGATGAAGAGACTATCAAAATGTATGTTGAACTTGGAGTTGATAGATTAATTTTAGGTTCAATTGCTGTTAAAAATCCACAATTTGTAAAAGATATGGCTGCAAAGTATCCAATCGCTGTTGGAATTGATGCTATGAATGGAATGGTAGCCGTTGAGGGTTGGGCAGAAGTTTCAACTATGAAAGCAACTGATTTAGCTCAAGAGTTTGCAAATGCAGGTGTTCTTGCAATTATTTGTACAGATATAAGTAAAGATGGAATGCTTTGTGGTGTAAATGTTGAATTTACTGAATCAATTGCTCTTGCTTCAAATGTTGACACAATCGCAAGTGGTGGGGTTAAAGATATAAATGACATCATAAATTGTAAAGCAAATGGAAATATTGCGGGTGTAATTGTTGGGAAAGCCTTTTACGAAGGAACACTTGATTTAGAAGAAGCATTTAAAGTTCTAGAAAACTAA